Part of the Callospermophilus lateralis isolate mCalLat2 chromosome 8, mCalLat2.hap1, whole genome shotgun sequence genome, AAGGTGATTATTTTAGACAActctttcatcactgtgaccaaaatacctaagagtaacttaaaagaatattttaaatatttaaaatatttatggggtcttgtggtttcagagatctctgtCCATTGATGGCCAacaccattgctctgggcccaatatGAACTAgtacatcatgggggaaggacaTAGCAAAGAAAAGATGTTCAGCTCATGTCAAGGagtgaaaggagagagagagagagagagagagagagagagagagagagagagacactgagATTCCACAGGGCAAATGCACCCTTCTAAGGCATACCCCCAACAACCCACTTCCACCAGCCAAGCTCCACCTGCCTAGAGTTACACCCACTCAGTGCACTCTAGTTTGGACTAATTAGGTTttagttctcataatctaatgatTTTACCTTTGAATAGTCCTGCATCAACAGAAGTTCTGGGGGGAAACCTTATTTTCAGACCATAGCAATGATTAAGACTTTAATAAGGATTAATATGTCTATGGAAGGCCTGGATTACTTGCTGCAAAAGACAGTTGGTATAAAACGAGGTCACTCCAAGTGCTTGACTTCTTCGGTACATACCCaattcccattttatttttccacCATGTTGTAACATAGCCAGAGTGTGCTAAACAGTGTCCTAATCAGATACCAATCCAGGCAGTAGAATCATGGTCAAAATGAatcttttatttataatatacccctgacttaggtattttgttataggaaTATAAAATGGAATAAACCCAGAAGAAAAATTGGATTTAAATTCATAAATAATAAGATTTCACAATTCTATGCATATATTAGGAAACATTgaattatacattttaaattggTGATTGTAGAGTATCCATAAATATcgagaatatttaaaaattaccttTGAATCAGGTAATCAAAGAAATGCTGTGTCACTTGTATTATTAATTGATACATATAAGACATCCTCTCAGTTGCCACTGTTTTTGATATCACTCTAAAACACAAGACATAAGACAGGTAttgtatatatgagagatcatTACATCTTAGCTGGAAAATAGCActtagaaaaataaaggagttataaaACAAGTTTTTATAACCTTTAGGTACTCTACCTTGTGTTTGTTCTCCTATTGATCAACCTGTTAACACTATGATTGTACTTTGAAGTGCAGGAGTTACACTTTAACTTTGGATTGCTTTGTCCTGAGATATAAGTCTGAGAAATTGAAGAAAAGAAGAGCTGCTAATGTAAAAGAAGCATTACATTGTACCAAGATGTCTGTGAAATGGATCTCGGTTCTTCTGCTGATACAACTCATGTGTTATTTTAGTTCTGGAAGATGTGGAAAAGTGCTGGTGTGGCCCACAGAATACAGCCATTGGATCAACATAAAGACAATCCTGGATGAACTTCTCCAGAGAGGTCATGAGGTGACTGTTCTGACATCAACAGCTTCCATTCTTATTAATCCCAACACAACATCTGCTATTAATTTTGAGGTTTACCCTGCACCTTCAAGTGAACAATATTTGGAAGAACATTTCTCCAAATGGACTCATGAATGGATTTATAATATTTCAAAAGATGACTTTTGGGAATTTTATTCATTAGTGCAAAAAATTTTCAAGGAATATTCTAATACAATTGAACAACTCTGCAGAAATGTAGTTTTAAACAAGAAACTTATGATGAAACTACACAAATCAAAATTTGATGTCGTTCTTGCAGATGCTGTTGGTCCCTGTGGTGAGCTGCTGGCTGAGCTACTTAAAATACCATTTGTATACACTCTACGCTGCACATTTGGCTACACATATGAAAAGTACAGTGGGGGACTTATAGTCCCTCCCTCCTATGTGCCCATTACTATGTCAGAATTAAGTGATCAAATGACATTCATGGAGAGGGTTAAAAACACAATGTATatgctttattttgatttttggttCCAGACATTTGATGTGAAGAAATGGAATCAGTTTTACAGTGAAGCTCTAGGTAAGTTGATTCTTTAATTATTACTTGAAATCCTAATTATCCTGTGACTTTGAAGCTGAGctttcataaatataaaatcagaaGAACTTTATTTTCTGTAAATAAAAGGATGGGATGAAAATATAAGACGAACAAAGACACCAATAAAAAAAGGGCTTTTACATTGTAGGACCAATTAGAAACCAGTGGCAATCACTTGTACAGAATGCTCTAAGAAGCCATAACTTGCAAATTGATTCATGGAAGATTTCTCTGCATTTAACAACTCTTTACATCTTTAATGACAGTCATTATTAATTTCACTAAATGTTTTAATGATGATAGACATGAAATTAATAACATACATATGTATTACTAGCACAACCATATGTATGAACAATGGAGGAAATTGTTTATTTTTGAATAGCTTTGTTTTCTccttagaaattaaaatatttatctgaATTACCTTAAATAATCCTTCACAGTTAAGTAAATAGTGTGCCTATCTCAGATACAGAGAGCTATAAATTGAGCTATCTCATATTTCACATTCctttaataaaaacaaatcatgtctTTAGGTCTAAAACTTTTATGCAGAGTGGATCCACACCTTATTAGTCTATATTTTTAAAGCATAATATTTACCATTTAAGACAATATGAACTAAAGTAAGCATGAGAACAAATCTCTATTGTAATGATTTGTAAAACTTTCTGGCtgttattttcaaatatataaattttaccaAGTTAATATTACTAACCTCTTAATATGAGGCAATTGCAGTAGTGGTCACTAGGAATTCAGGCATACTCACTGACCATTACAGTACAATCAAGGATCAAGGGAATGGTTTGCTCGATTGTAAGAATTAGACTGAGTACTCCTAGAAAAGATGTTGTAACAGTTATGGGAGCACTAATTGGTTATGGAGCtcacaaagattttaaaaatttaggtTACTTTTGCAGTTTTAGAGAGAGAATGAACTTCATATTTACTTCTATGCTGGCTCATGTTAGTAATTATTTGTGATTGTATATATACTGATGGAACATTAGAAAGTACCCACACAATTAGTTTATGTACATATTAACATCTAAAACATATCAATTATAGTACAAAACACACACTATAAAACATATCAATTGAaggatgcaaacacacacacatgtacacacatgcacTTTAAGCATCTTGCCTACACTAATCCAGttcattttatgaaaattatatgaaacatTCAAGACACACGTCTCTCattatcttttcttcttttgttttcttttttcttttctccattcagGGAGACCCACTACAATATATGAGACGATGGGAAAAGCTGATTTTTGGCTCATTCGAACCTATTGGGATTTAGAATTTCCTCGTCCATTCTTACCAAATTTTGACTTTGTTGGAGGACTCCACTGTAAACCTGCCAAACCCCTCCCTAAGGTAAATCTTCTcctgtttgttttgttctgtttgattAACATTTTTGGTAGAAATGACTCTGCATTCTTAATTCAGAGTGTTTaactcagagatatgaaaagcaaGATAAAGAGTTCTGCCAATTATAGACCCAGGCATTTCTATGCCATCACATGTAATGGCGTTTCATTATTATTACAGAAGAAAGTAGGATATCGGGTATCCTTTGAGAATAATCAGGAAAATTAAGGCCTTCATTATGTAATACATAACAAAGAATCAATCATTTATTCTAATAAATACAAAGAATATTTATTAAGTGACTGTCATATACCAGAGATAAGTGCTGGATATAGAGACATATGAAGTTGACACAGTTTATGCATCACCAGACCTTATATTCCATCTGGGTACTGAGACTGTAACAAGTAATAAATTTGTATAATACTAATGAAACCTCCAgtggagataataaaaaaaatcctaaaatcctTAATAACTAAGGTGAATTCTAAAGAATCCACAGAATAGGAAAAGGTGTTGAGGGACAGAGGGAGACACAAAAGGAAAAGCACATACAATAGTAAGGAAAACTCCCAAGAACTTCAAGAATAGTTTAGCAGGAGAAGGCTCAGCAAAGTGCAGATGATGCTAGAGAGGTAAGTGAAAGCCAGATAATTAGTAGGAGTTTAAAATATCTGTGATGTACATTGGGTAGCCAATGAAAAGAGTTAAGCATAAGAGAAATGTGAATaaagtttctttttttgaaaaatctcaaAATGCAGTCACCACATTGGATTTTAGAGGGAAAGACAATGCAGAGGAACCACTCAGGAAGTTGTTGCAAGACTGCAGATAACAAATGATGTAAACATGGATGAGGTTGTTCTTACATATGATGATGCTTACTTATCTGTTAATAGTTCGATTTCATATTGTGTTACATGGAAAAAGTAGATAATACTAATGATACACAATGTCCTTGGTACAAACATAGGATCCATAGCAATATTCCCTATTGTAATTATTCCTTTTGTGTTTCTATGAAACAATTTTTCCTTCTGAATAACTGAACTTTGTTATCTACTTTTAAAGACCCTAATTATACCAAAAAGGTAGGATTAATACTTAAAAATAGTAATATTTGGGTGTTTCTACATTTAATTCATTCTAGCATACCCTGAACACTGCTGTGTATATGAGTTTGGATTATATTCAAATTGAGAGATAGAAACTCACAATATGGCTGAAACAAACTACCACAGATTTTCTCTTGTAAATGTATCCAGTCCAGATCTCGTATTCTCGTATGGTAACTctattactaataataccaattaGCTAACATGTGACAAGCACAGTGGATATAATTACTCACAATATAAACTACttttattattctaatttgttatataagcagaatgcattataatacaTATTACAcagatagagcacaatttttcatatatctggttgtacacaaagtagggtcacactgttcatgtctttatatatatatatatatatatatatataatttttaaaattaattaattaattatttatttatttttgtggtgatgtggattgaaaccaggactttgtgcatgtaaagcaagcactctaccaactgagctatatccccagcccctcatgtcttcatacttgtacttAGAATAATGATGGCCATCTTGTTCTACTGTCTTTCTACACAAGCCCTTGCCCTCCACATCTTTGCCCTATCTACAGTtgatctattcctctcatgcccTCCACAAtgtccattatgaatcagcccccttatatcagagaaaagattcagcatttgttttttcacttactattatcttctccaatgccatccatttacctgcaaatgccatgattttattctcttctattgctgagtaatattccattgtgtatatatgccacattttttcatccattcatctattgaggcacatctaggttggttccacactttagctattgtgaattgtgctaccataaacactgatgtggctgagtgcctgcagtatgctgtttttaagtcctttggttatagacagaggagtgggatagcagggttaaatggtgattccattccatgttttccaaggaatctccatattaccTTCCATATTAGCTGAACCAATCTGCagttccatcagcaatgtatgagtgtgcctttttccccacatgctcaccaacacttattgttgtttgtagttTAAGtatctgtcattctgactggaatgagatgaaaccttagagtagttttgatttgcatttctctaattgctggagatgtcaaacagtttttcatatatttgttgattg contains:
- the LOC143405846 gene encoding UDP-glucuronosyltransferase 2B15-like isoform X3, producing MSVKWISVLLLIQLMCYFSSGRCGKVLVWPTEYSHWINIKTILDELLQRGHEVTVLTSTASILINPNTTSAINFEVYPAPSSEQYLEEHFSKWTHEWIYNISKDDFWEFYSLVQKIFKEYSNTIEQLCRNVVLNKKLMMKLHKSKFDVVLADAVGPCGELLAELLKIPFVYTLRCTFGYTYEKYSGGLIVPPSYVPITMSELSDQMTFMERVKNTMYMLYFDFWFQTFDVKKWNQFYSEALGRPTTIYETMGKADFWLIRTYWDLEFPRPFLPNFDFVGGLHCKPAKPLPKEMEEFVQSSGENGIVVFSLGSMVSNMPEEKANIIAFALAQIPQKVIWRFNGKKPDKLGPNTQIYEWIPQNDLLDIKRML
- the LOC143405846 gene encoding UDP-glucuronosyltransferase 2B17-like isoform X1, coding for MSVKWISVLLLIQLMCYFSSGRCGKVLVWPTEYSHWINIKTILDELLQRGHEVTVLTSTASILINPNTTSAINFEVYPAPSSEQYLEEHFSKWTHEWIYNISKDDFWEFYSLVQKIFKEYSNTIEQLCRNVVLNKKLMMKLHKSKFDVVLADAVGPCGELLAELLKIPFVYTLRCTFGYTYEKYSGGLIVPPSYVPITMSELSDQMTFMERVKNTMYMLYFDFWFQTFDVKKWNQFYSEALGRPTTIYETMGKADFWLIRTYWDLEFPRPFLPNFDFVGGLHCKPAKPLPKEMEEFVQSSGENGIVVFSLGSMVSNMPEEKANIIAFALAQIPQKVIWRFNGKKPDKLGPNTQIYEWIPQNDLLGHPKTKAFITHGGTNGIYEAIYHGIPMVGIPLFGDQPDNIAHVKAKGAAIRLEYRTLTSADLLKALRMVINDPLYKENAMKLSRIQHDQPVKPLDRAVFWIEFVMRHKGAKHLRVAAHDLSWFQYYSLDVLGFLLACVATGIFIISKCCLFCFQMFFKTGKKKKRE